The DNA region GATCTTAGCAAATCTGAACTAGGAGACATGGTCATCTccaatagtaatttaaaaatctttaaagcaGCAAAACCTTTTTTCCCCTGAACAACTTATcagtaaataaaatgcaaaaagtaGGAGAGTGAATTGCTCTAGTGAAAGGAGGTGGGAAGGAGAGTGGGATGAAGAACTACTGGCTTGGTCACCTCCAACAGCCCTGGGACCCCACAGTGCTACAAAACACAGCAGGAAAATAAACTGACCCAAATGAGAAAAACACTTTCAAAAGCTACAAGAAACTCTATTATGCCATGGCACAAACTGTCTTCTGGCATTAGAATTCTACTGTACCGTCTAGTTTGAAAGAAGTAAACTAATAGGATTCTATTTTGCTTCAGGGAATCTGTTGCAGAAGGAATGGAGCCTAAGAGAATTAATACGGAGTAAAAAAGGACCTGCCTGGGTCAGGTAATCCAGGGAGGCAGGTATTTGTCAAAGCAATGTCATTTCTTTATCAGAAAAATCCTGGCCCTGCTGCAAATGGTCTTGTATTTCACTACTTATCTCACAGTTCCATTTTAGGTGGTTATTTTTAGGGTATATGGAATaagacattaaaaaacatttaaaatttcgGTTTCATTATGTCAAATTAAGAAGCAAAATGGAGAGatcctttttaaaagtaaaatgtctTATAACTTATTCACAAATTCATAGCCTCACTCACAATGGGGTTCTAAGGCTAGTAAACCTCCCGTGGAAAGGAAATGGCAAACTATACCAAGTTTAATAACATGGCCCTCACAAATGCACAGCAATTATACAAGAACAGACcttgcaaaaaagaaaatgggggtAGTGGAGGCAGGAGCAGAAAGGGAAGGTTCCCTAGCATCGCATACACAGATAATCTGGTTACCAAGAATAGCCTAATCTtgaaaggagaagaggaaaatatCACAATGGACGTGTTGCTTCAAAGAGGGTTTGTGGAGGATGAGTTGTTTTCAGGCAGCCTCTTTAAATGCTTAGTGAATGCAGATCACAGGCAGAGGGATGTCTGTCTCAGGCCTTTCCCCCCTTCTTTGTTTAAAAGAAGTAATTTGCAGTTAGCTAGGCTCCAAGTTGCTCAGAAAAGACCAGAATTGGgtctaaagaataaaatacatggaaaaactgTGAAGccatgaaaatacatttttttaaaaaagttttcaggTATAATACACAAAAGGAAACaagtttatctttaaaaatattaagtatcaCATCAATAGACTATTCCTAATTATAATTACTTCTTAAAGCAACATTTGTCTTTGTTTACAAATACAGCAGCAGGTGATAAAACCTAACATCTCAAACAGATTGCTTACAGTTCTTAATACAAACAAATGTATATGTGTCAAATCACATTTTAGGCAGTTTAACTTAAAATGCATAGACAATTACATACATTAAATCTGTCATTAAAAAGTAGATGAAAAATCacaatttcaagaaaaaatacaaaaaaagtacAGAACACGCATAAAAAGTCAAGTTTACTTAATGGCAACAAGTCAGCATCTGCTAATCAGTGACAGGCAGAAAAGTGCCTTTATCTAGGGGGAAAGTGAGAAAACACATTACTTTGCACACGTGAATAGCTGCACTACCACCACACTTCTGAAGAAAAAAACGTCAATtccttgctttaaaaaatgacataTACCAAACTTTGCCCTTAAAAAATGTCCAAAGACTGGTCTACAATTTCTAACAGTAATACTATTTTGATCTTTATAAACTAATAATGGATGTACTAATTAATTCTGTAATGTTACCCCTAGACAGTGAGCCTCTTAAGGACATCTTTCATCTCTGTATCTCAAGCATCTGGCAAAGCACTTGGACCACGGACattttaatgtttattgaatgaacgTAGTCCTCAGATGTCTTCTAGAGCCAGAAGCTTGCATGGCATTTCTTTATTAATACTGATTATTTTATTGGCAATTTTTGTTCTACTTGGCAGGATTCTGCAAAAAGAACAGCATCTATCTTCAACACTAAATATTGCTATAAGATTATAGTCTTCCCTGAAAACCACCCATCACTTTCTATGCATAGTACAGTATATCAGTGTGAATTATCTAAACTTATGTTTATGctctttaaaaaatactcaaaagGTCTGTGCTTAAGTTTAATTTCCAGGGTTTACAACTGGCATTTTATAAAACCAGCTCTACATTATTCAGGATGAGAAGGAAGACACTGGCACTAATTACTTAGAAGGGTAGGTGATTAATATGCAAATTAGGCACAGGATTGTTAAACTTTGATTAGAGCCATGTTTACCTATACAAATAGTTTCAAAAGTTGCACACTTAAGTAAATAGGTGGCACTAATTATTTGTGAGATAAACTATAATGGGCATAATTGGCCTTTTTCCtagaaaaaattccattattcCATTGTAGTGGTGTGATTCGTCCAGGCCAAAAATTTACCACTCCCCCTGTCCTTCTTCTCTGCCCTATTATTGTTTACTGAAAACAATAACAGTAAAATGAACAAAGGAGGTTCTTGGgtaattaaaaaatgtattaattatTCCTGAATGGTCAATATATTACTTTACAAAAAACAGGGCTGTGGAGTCAGTGCTGTAAGCCTTTTCATATGCACAAAAAAGTGTAAGGCTGAGTCCTGTAGAGAAAAGAAGCCAATGCATTTTGAGTACTCCTTTAAGGAGCATTTGATTCTTGAAAACTGAAAATGTGAATGTAGACCTAAGGCAGATATACTGTACCCTGCAAAAGTTCtattaaaaaggtttttttttttgtttttaaccttagcactatattttattttgaaatctaaGATTCCAGCCCCAGAAACACAATTCCTCAACACATCAACTATCtctatcaaatatattttaaaatctttgctCTTTTAAAGCCCAAGATGCTAGCATATTCCATAATTTGGGTTCCCTTTAAGACTAAACCTACTTTCTATCAATTCTCTTCCATAAACCAATCTCTGCCTAGCATGACTTGTTTTGAAAGCAACATTATTCCCTtgtaaagaaaaaacaatccTAGATGCTTTGTATCCCTTCTTTCATTGGGACCTCTTCTGCTTTTCTTAACTCGTCCTGaacctaaaaatattttttggccCAGAGTGCTCACAAGAATTGAGAACTCCCCCAATGTGAGAAATTGTGCACTgcagaaataaaagcaaattttattatcccctttttttcccattcttacatttaaaaaaattctcccaAATACTGCTGAAAAGTCCTTAAAAACAAAGGGCTAAAATGGCAGTGATCTAGGGCAGTATGGGCCACTAAAAAAGTTGTTATACTTACAGGAAGTAGTAATCTCCTAATCCTGTGTTCATGTCCCTACAAATCctttaataaaagattttttcctaCAACCAGGACAATGGACTCCATAATTACAGATCCCCAAACTGGCTACTTCTTTTAGTCCAACTACATCCTCTCTATCAAGGCATTAACTATTGCATTTAAAGTCCGAGATGGCAATTTATCTCAACGTAAGACAACCTAAACTCTAAGGAGAGGCGTCTTTACTACCTACCATCTCACTTTACCTGTCACCCTCTTTCCACATTAACAGACATTATGATATTGACTGATGATTTATGCTATGACACCTCCTATGGCTACCTGCCttataaattaaaactacagaTAACAGAATCCAAGGATATTGTAGACAGCTGCTACTTgcctttgaagaaaaaaagactatGAATGCCACTATGTAAGAGCTGTCTAACAACATCCCCTAGTctgaaaatatctaaacaaatTAGTTTCCACTTTTATCAATTCTGAAAGTTTGAAATCTATCATCTACTTAAAATAAGGAAGGCCTAAACACTGACTGTCCCTCTCAAGGGTgatcttcatgtttttttaaaaggaggtagcTATTAAACCATTAAATTGGCAGCATTTGGCATTCTTGACATTTTAATTATAGGAGAAATCaactcctaaatattttatttctcaacaaaaaAGTGTAATCCAGCATAAATCTCACCAATACTGGTCTAAGAAAGCCACATATATTTTAGAAATCTAATGGATACATTCAAAGTTTCAAAATGTTATTTGACAACAAGGTCAGTTCTACTGTCAAACTCATTTATTCTAAATCTAAGAACCTTATTTTTTGCCAAAAAGCTACACAGGTTGTTTTGGTAGTTACAAACAATACTTAAATACTTAAGCAACATAGTCACACTGCTTTAAACTCAATTGCAGAGGCCTACAATTtactattttcatgtgttaagaTATAAATTTTTCAAGAAGGGCACTCAATTCAACTACTGACCTGTCCACAAATACAGAATTGAACTGTTAGCCATAAGCTTTACAAATATCCAGGAAACTATGCAGGAGACAAATGACATATCACCAACAGACTCTGAATGACAGATACATATTTTGATTCACACTTGTACTAAGAGAACAGTCATATCTGTATGACATAAGGTTCTCTAAATGTAATTGCAATATATGTTAATGATCAACCCCTAGAGTATGCCAGTTTTCCACATCAGGGAGGAATTAAGGGATGTGTTCCTTCTAAAGAACTGAGGAGAGTGGGACTACCGGGAATGGTCTGGGTAGCATTGCTGCCTCAGGttttgtgggaatgtaaattacTTGTTTCTATGAAGCCATTCCCAGGGTTTCCTAGTTTGAGATTCAAAACAAAGGGGagaattatttccttccttgaaCTCTTCCCCAAACAGTATGGACACCTCATAATCCATTCTAAAGCAATAAAAAGAGATCACCAATTCTCTAAGAACATAATTTACATGTATGTTGACCTggattaaaaagaaatgtttccaTGAATGGCAGATTTTAGAGCTGTACAACCTATCTGGCTAAAAACAGAACAAGTTGGGTGGAactcaaaatgaagaaaaagttttTACTAAACAAAGGATAAAAATGAACACTGGCCAGTTAATGAACGCTACATCTATGACAATAATTAATGacagttttaaaatgtataaccAAAATGCAATCTCAAGAGGACCAAGTTTATTTATCCTACAGACAGAGCAGCTCAAAATATTTAGAGGCATCACTTGTTTAAATTATGGCAATATGATTGTTTCCAAAGTgtgtttatttggggaaaaagtgATTATAGAAAAATACTTGAAATAATTTGCCAATGAAGTTAGCAGATCTAACAATAATccacatttcttatatttttaagtgtGTAGTTTCATaatttaaacaaaatgaaaatttgttttaaacaaattttatcaAAGAACTATTCAATATACTTTATCACTTTAACTTTCcatgaaaaccaaataaaaatcacatttgaATGATTTACGTTTTTATCTGATTGTTCCAAATGTACATCCAAGTACAAGAGGCAGATATCTTCTCTGAGAGGTGCAAGAGTTGTTCTTTTCATGAATGCCCTCTAATAGTGAAATCAGCAATTTTTATATATGCATTCATGTGCATATACATGTACTTCAAAAAGCAAAGCGTCATCTCTTCGTCCATTAACTTAATGGTAAGACtgcaatagaaaaaagaaaaggtcaaCTACTAGATTTTGCAAATAGTTAAACTCCGTTTTGTggcttaaaataaatttatttcttaataaatccAAAGAGcacatcattttatttagttagcttggcatatgtttaaaaaaataatttttttttcttttaaagtatatatatagcAAGAAGCACTAATGAAAGGAATAAGTTTTAGGGGTActttattgagttttttttttttttctttttacagctgagggAGATGTTTGATTTATCTGGTTGGGGATCTGAAGAGTTACTTTGTATGctaagaacaatttttttttcctaaggggAATCATGACTGTTTTTGGATACTGGCTTAGTTTACCTCATGGTGTAGGAAGGTGCCTTTCTATTTGGTCATATGCCCTTGATAGGCTGCTCAACTAAGATGAAAACCCTACTCTAGCCTAGACTAAGAGTAAAGCATACATTATACTTAGCTGATAATACTGAAGAGGTGTATAAGCTTGAGCTCAATACTGCTAAGGatttaacaaacccttagctgaaAAACACTATGGAAGGTTACCTGAAAAATGGGCAGTTATTCATCCACTGCTctggattcttttaaaaatctatctttATATCAAGCCAGACAGGCAGAGATTGATCTCCAGACAATTTTCTTCCCGTTTTTAGTACCAGGAATACTTAACTTATACTTTCATCCATTTAAATGCTTTAACccgaattttaacatttttactcattttatatacatatgcCATCTTTTAGAAAGCTTTAAAAACTTTCCAAACTTTCATTCAAAACTAGAAAGAAACAATCTTTCAGTTGTGCTTATGCGACTATTTGTGCACATTAAATAACAAATTAAACACTCACATGGGGGCCACCAGGCATTGGTGGAGCACCAGAAGGTCCCGAAGGCACTTGAAAAGGATTACTCGGGGTGGGATAGAGTCCTGGTGTGGGATATGAGCCTGCGGGGGCAGGATATGGTGCTGGTGGCCCCCAAGCTCCTGGTGGGACAGTGCCCCATGGTACAGGTGGTGCTGCCCCTGGTgcttggggaggaggaggaacGGGATATGGCCCTGGAGATGGGTATGGCATATTAGGGGTAGGATACTGCCCTCCCATTCCTGGTGCCCAGGGTCCAGAAGACATGGATCCCCATGGACCTAAAGGACCAGCTGCAGCTGGATCTGTGGGTGCACCATATGGTCTAGGAAGCTCTGGAAAGGGCATATTTGGTGTAGGATATGGCCCAGCGGGGCCGGGGCCTGGCACGGTTGGGGCTGGATAAGGACCACTAGGTGGGGGACATGATGGTCCAGAAGGAGGAAAAGGTGCTGGAGGTGGTCCGGTGGGAGGCACAGAGGGATACATTCCTGTTGGTGCAGGTCCAAAAGGCACAGAAGGTGTTGCACTTGGTGGGAGTCCAGATGGCACAGAAGGCGGAGCACTTGGGTTATTCCAAGGGTTGGAACCTGGCCAGCCTTGAGGAGGTTGACCAGGTTTTGTATTGCTAACAGCAGAGGTTTTGGCAGGGGAGTGTTCAGGTAGTGCATCTGCCAACTGGAATACAAAATAGACACGTCTTATCTATCTCATCCAGGCACAAGCCAAGTCAAACATGATTAGACATGCCAAACTTGTACAGAATAGTGAGCTATGGGATCAGTGATTATAAACTTTGATAGCATCTTCAAAAGCTAAACTGTTCAGTTTCAAAGCAACTCATTTAATACAAAACCTTGAAGGGTTAACTCAACTCCCAACTTTATAATGGAAATTCCTCAGAAAGGCtgaagttttctaaatacaaCTAATCAACACATTGCTTCATTTCTATGCTGTGTAAATACAGTATAGTGATTTACAGAATTAAATTTAGAGTTAAGATCTGAATTGGAAGTCTGGCTTTACTTCAAATCACATCTTCTAAGCTTCaggtttctcatttttaaaaaaatttcagggtTGAGACCGCAATTAGAAAATTCATGTAATGCACTTAGCGCAGTACCTGGAATATAATGATTATTTCATAAATGTCAGCTATTATACTATCAGACTAAAAGAGAACAGAAGTAATCATGTTTGTGATTTCTTAATTAAacaattcaaaaagaaataaatactacTCAATGCATTTTGAAGAATGTTATATCTAGTAAGCTAAGTCAAATCACCTATCAAAGTCACATGTCAAAAAAACCTAAGAATAAAAAGCATAGACTATCATTTTTCTTAAGGGCCATAAAACTTATCAAGGATGAATGTGCCGACTTACCGAAAATTCATCAGACATtttcctaaaaaagaaagaaggaatatttCACAACTAGTgaatatttcttatatattcttTAAGAAGCTTTCCACgcatgcattttttcttttttttgaggcaccgggggctggggattgaacccaggaccttgtatatggaaagccagtgctcaatcactgagccacatcggcttccctgagtttgttttatcatttgttttgctttttgttttattttcaggatgcactgagaactgaacctggacctctcatgtgggcggcaagagctcaactgcttgagccacgtcggctctccattgatttttatataaatggaacctaATAATTTGTAGACCTATTtcctatataaagaaaaacaaatgtaacTTGTTTCCATTTTCCATTATAATTCATTTCTCTATTGCCTTCATCTTTTTAACTAGCTGAACAGGGTACAAAAATGATCCATAATTTAGTTTATAATCTCATTCTGGTGGCAGTTTAAGTTGTTAGCATTTTGGGCTGTTTTAAACAATGATACAGTGAACACATCTGAACATGTTTTGTTCACTTGTTAAGAATCTAtgacagaaaaacacaaaagaagtACAATTTACCGAATCAACAGATCAGGTTATTTAAAATCCATctgataaaaacacatttttcccccaaaaagTACACGCTAATTTATAATCTTACCTTTTCCTCTAACTTCTCTTTCACCCCTaggtattattaaaattataaatctcttccaatattaaaatttagcatcttgttttaacttgcatttctttAAGTTATGTGGAAGGTAGAGTACCTTTTTATATTCAATCTCATTTACATTTCTTTTCCTGTAAAGTTGCTCATGTCCTTTGACCACTTTTATAAAAAAACTTTAAAGTATAATTAACATTTAGTAAAATGCTTATATCTTAAATGCTCTTAAGAAACTTATATATGCCTCTATAACCACCCAAAataagatatagaacattttcccCACTTCAGAAAAATCCAATGAACCCTCCCCTATACCCTTAGCAATCCCTTTCTTAAGATTCAATTTTGCTGCTTCTTTGACTTCATGGCAACGGAATAAAATAGtatatacttttttgttttgACCATTTTATTTAGTAAGTACATCTTTTTTCCTCATTGCTTTCTCAGATAGTAAGGAAATTAGCCGTGTCTCTAATACACGAGACATTTTCCCCTAAGTTCCTTTTatctgttggttttttaaaatggtCTTTTTAAAGTATaaccaaagtttttaatttcatgtTGTCAAATTTAGCAAtctttccctacatgtggcttctGGATTCTGTAATATATTTACAAGGGTCTTCGCTACTCCAAGCTTAAAGGAAAATTTTACCTATGCAtattacagtattttttttttttactattgaccttccttgtttaaattttaattcttcttctaAACAATAATTGCTGAATAATCAACTGATTGGACAAGCCACCTTGAACACATTCTACTGCTACTATTGAAAActgtatttattgaacatttatggAACAAGCACACACTAAGTGGTGCATTTCCCAAAGCCCTGTGATACAAATTCCATAACTACTCCCAGTTTACCACTGGAGAAAAAGAAACTTAACAAGTAAGGTTGCAGAGAGACTGACAAGTAGAGaaggggttcaaacccaggcatGATCTTATTCCTATAGCCTCTGTCATTTCCCATAGGTATCACAGACTCTATTCTTTTCTCCAGATCTGTACCAGAGCATTCCATTTTAAtcacaacagttttatatatattctagCTGTAATGTCCGTAGTCCtgttattgttcatttttcagattttgctgcatattttcatttatttttctagatCATTTTGTTAGAAAAAATCTGCTGGTATTCTGGCTGGAATGGCTTATATTTACAACTAATTTAGGGGACATCTGATACCAAATCTCATTTGAATAAGGTATGTCTTTCTAGTtcctataattttcatttatattactaCTCTGTTTTCTTGCTCAGGCCTTACAAGGTAGATTGTACTGTTAAAACATTTTCTTGGAGTTTTAAATAGGTtcgttttttaatattttctacttGGTTGTTCATATTCAGGAAAGgtctttcaatttttaatatattacttttataagcAGCCATATTACTCAATTAACTTTATTTCGGAAAATTTCACAGGCAAAATTatgcctcttttctcttttacaaGTACAATGGTATTGTTCCCAACTCTCTTGGGAATGCTTCTAATGTTTAAGTAGGATTCTCACTTTCTTCTATTTATACCTATATTATGGATGTTTCTATTAATACCTATATTACTAGATTTATTTTGCTAGTTAAAAACAAGAGAAGACACAATTTCTTCAAAAGACCTTTTGGTGTCTAATGAAATGATCTCTCAGTTTTTCTCCTTTGACAGATCAATAGTTAAACACATGACTCAAAGACTGCTTAAtattgagccatccttgcattcctggagttttattttttatgtatgatttGGTCACCATgaagaatgatttaaaaaatatgatgccAACCAAGTCACATTTATTAGGCTTTATATCCTTGCTTTTTATTCAGAATATCAAAAAGCACATCTTGAATGTAGAGCAAATACAACTCATTCACATGTTAAAGTCTGTGTTTTATACTACAGTATATCACACAACAGTACATTTTTCAGACTAACActagaagaaatttttttaaaagtttactgtAAAAAGACACACTACTTTATATACACTGGAAGTCTTTTCTTAATACATGACAATTTTGAAGTGTCCACAGTACTAACATGCTTTTCAAGCAAGATGAGCCTTTCTGAAATAGAAATTGGTTTTGTATCAAAGTTCATGTTAACTCTGATGTAGATAACCTAAATCTAACAAAGCAACCCATTCAATTTTATATAGTCTTGCTATTCAGATTTTTGTAATTACTATTTTCCCTCTCATTTGTTGAAAAGcaaaatatatgcaatatacagttAACTagtcacaaaacaaaacaaaaaatgttcaGTTACTCCACAAGTTAATAAAATTAAACAGATTCACAAGTCTGGCTTTAATTTTAAGTTCAAAATAAAATCCTGAAAGATAGAAATGTTAGACTCCTATAATTAGAATACTGAAGTCCTGACCAAAGGAACTAGAAACAGATCACATCTTGTGTTATGGTACAAGTGTAAAGTGACCCACTCTCCATGAGTAGAATAAACAGTGTTCACAGTAACTGAAAGCATTCCAATTTGATTTTTAGGGAATACAtccattttaaaaaaggtaaaaagcagAGTTGGATATCAGTATTTTAATGAGATTTTCAGAATGCAAAAATGCCTAGATTTTCTCCCAAATATCTAATTATGCTAGCTATTAAAATAAGGACAATGTAACCTTGAACTCCCCCACCCCTCTTATCCTTCTTATAACAGGATGTGGGTCTGGGATGGGCTCTAAGGAAAAAAGCAGTTTATGTAAAAGTAGGGAGTCAAGAAAGAAGCTGTGGGTTAAGTACGAAGAGCTCAGATTGATAGAATATAGCAGAAGAGGGAAGGGATCTGGAATCGTCTTCAGTCATTTAAGAGTCAGCTCACCTGAATGAATCTGTTTCTTCAACTATAAAGAACATACTAGTAACGTGAGAGATTAAGTGGGACTCAAGTGCCTACAGTGTGCCCGGAAAAAGTGGGTGGGTAACAAAACATATTGTCTTGTCTTCCTTTGTACACATGCAGGTAAGTGTTTGGTTAAAAAAGTGAATGCTGAAAAGAATGACGGCCTAGATTAAACTACAGCTCTTAATGGCTGGCTCTGGACCCTGGACAAATTAAACTCTCCAAACCTCAGATTAGTAACTACATTGCAGATTTGCTGTGAGACTTATACAATAAACGAACAAATCTCTGAATCATTATCTGGcaaaaattcaacaaatattagctTTAATGTAACCACTATTATAGATCTACAAACCCTTAAACGCAGTACTCAATTCCaaaaacttttgaaaatgaaagaaactttCCCAATTTGGTGGCAAAATCTGAACTGAGGCTATTTGTAGTTTCTACTAATCTCCACTTAAAAGAGTGAATAGTCACACCTAGTTTTACACAAATATAAGGAGGATTTCTGGAGGCTGCCACTCACCCTATTGGGCATATTATCACCTATATAccaaaatttaaagataaaaatctaAAGATTTCTAAATTCCAAAACACATTGGCCTCAGGAGACTGGGGATGGGTATTACAAGTTTCTCCTGGAGAgaa from Dasypus novemcinctus isolate mDasNov1 chromosome 3, mDasNov1.1.hap2, whole genome shotgun sequence includes:
- the MAPK1IP1L gene encoding MAPK-interacting and spindle-stabilizing protein-like; the protein is MSDEFSLADALPEHSPAKTSAVSNTKPGQPPQGWPGSNPWNNPSAPPSVPSGLPPSATPSVPFGPAPTGMYPSVPPTGPPPAPFPPSGPSCPPPSGPYPAPTVPGPGPAGPYPTPNMPFPELPRPYGAPTDPAAAGPLGPWGSMSSGPWAPGMGGQYPTPNMPYPSPGPYPVPPPPQAPGAAPPVPWGTVPPGAWGPPAPYPAPAGSYPTPGLYPTPSNPFQVPSGPSGAPPMPGGPHSYH